One Bombus affinis isolate iyBomAffi1 chromosome 10, iyBomAffi1.2, whole genome shotgun sequence genomic window, TTCTTTAgttaatatttaaaagtgaataCAAAACTTTGTGTATTTTTTTGAAATACTAAATTACTATGTATCAATTCTGAAGTGTtcaatgttattttttattaaatgaggTTAAATAGTAGTGAAACGTAAAAGTGGTGCTACATTCTTTTACGAATattaattgtataaaatttgtaCAAAGTTCTGTGTataaaatgtttttataaaACAATATCTAATTTGACAAAATTTCTGTGTATAAATGTAAATTACTTTTATGTAGAGATTATGGGGGTGGATATCGAAGTGGCAGAAAACCATTGCCAACTGAACCACCATATACCGCATTTGTGGGAAATTTGCCAAATGGAATTGTACAAGGAGATGttgataaaattttcaaaaaactTAATGTTAAAGGAATCAGATTGGTTAAAGATAAGGAAACTGATAGGTAAGTAAATTTTGATATGATTATATTATACATCTTCTGTAATGTCAAAGTTTCTTATTACTGTCTTACTTATTATCTTATTTTGTTTTTATAGGTTTAAGGGCTTTTGTTATGTTGAATTCGAAGAGTTGGCAGACTTAGAAGCTGCATTGGAAATGGATGGAGCAGTAGAAGTAGATAAAAGTGTCATCAAAATAGATGTAGCGGAGGGTAAAAGAAATGATCGAGGAGGTGGTTTTGACAGAAGAGGTCGCAGTGGTGGTGGTAGTGGAGGAGGCTTTAGAGGGAGAGATGGTGGTCGTGGTGGATATGGTGATAATTTTGGAAACAAATCTATGTATTCTAATAAGCGTTATGCTTTGCATAacgtatattataaatattttaagtttGACTATATAAACTAATTTGATAGACACAATAGTAGTTAAAGTTCCAATGcaagatttcaaattttattttaaataactgttttaaaataaattcttatattgtgtatgcatacacatatatttatatatgtatatatatacacaaaggCATATTGTTATTAGAAATTAAACTTTATATAATAACTGTGCAGGGGGCTATGTAGGTCAAGGCCAAGGCCAAGGTCATGCTGGTAGACAAGGTAGTACATGGGACATGAGGGGTAACCGGGGTAACTATAGTCAGTTTAATGATGATACAGGAGGTGGAAGTCGAGAATGGCCACGTAATGCGTCATCTAAATCATATGGCAATAGACCACCTCCTCGTGGAACTGGACCTGAACGAAAACCATTTCATGATGAACCATTTCACAAAGATCTACCTCCAGGTATGtctgtatataaatattttactgaaattttatttttaaaatgataaaaataattcctAATATTGTTATTACAGCCGATACAAGTGGAAGAAAACGTCTTATACTTGCACCAAGGACAATTCAGGATCCGATAAATGCAATCGCGGAATCAAGTAAATCAAGCTCAATTTATGGTGGTGCAAAACCTCGGGAGGAAAAAATTAATACTGATGACAAGTAAACACATTATCATTATTAGTTTCTGATTCCCTAAATTTCAGGGAAAGGAACTTTCCcaacaaaaatatttgaaaacaaaaatcaagATCCTTAATTTCCTCCAATGTAGTGGGGAAAATCTCTTCTGAGATGAAAttggaataatttttatttatctctAAGGGGAGTCTTCCCCACAATAATAATGAAAAGTTATTTCATGAGATTCTTAAGTTCGACGTATTtgacatttttaattaaaaataaaaatttttcatcgAGTGCCCCCTTCTCTTTACACTAACTTcttagttttaaaaaatataataaattgggAATATGAAGTAAAAATTGTGTGCACCATGCATGCTGAGTAATATTGGTTAtgtgtaattatatatatatatacatatggtCAGTCGTatcacatatgtatgtatatatatgtgtgcaTACGTGTTTGTAcgcagttatatatatatatatatatgtatgtatgtatgtatatgtatgtatgtacacacgtgcgcgcacacacacaaaacttgaattatatgtgtgtatatatatatatgtgtatacacGTGAATAATGATGTGATATGGAAAGTACATTTTAATATTCACGTCAATTTCATGTTGGGTATTTGTAtcagataataataatattgatgGTATGTGTACAAACTATTACaaatatatactatcaccatacaTACATTTGATTCCGTATAAAAACTGATCTTCTCTAATAGTATCGTACTCGAATAATCTTTGTTTTAACGAGTACAAGAAACATTGTCCCTCTTTTCATTTCCTTCcttataatttttatgtttcaCTTTAACATCAATCATTGTATGAGCATATTAAGAtgatttataaataattgtttAATATAAAAAGTCATATACGatcaaaaatattaaacaattatttACGCGCTTATGAAATaacaacaaataattataaagaataaaaaatatttgagtgATTGAAAAAATTATACATCACTGAATGATATGAGGATAATGTGTTGATTATTACGCATTACTATTGTGtaacgaattaattaattatgctAGTAGTAAATATCGATCATTTGAAAAGGTATCGATGTTTATGAGATAGTAAGTAAAGAAAAACTTGAATTAAtgacaaatattatataaaactatGCTTGTATATGATATTATTTCCTGAATAAAGTAGTCGTTTGCCTTGTATTTGTGTAATGTAtctttagaaaattaaaaaacagaaaataaaatttatgtataaTTTGATCTGcgaataatgtataacattcttaatattttgtaagttgtattattaaataatttaatattcaattttaataTAACTTTTAAATATTAAGCGAATATaggattataattaattaagatCAATTATTATACTTAAAATTAAATACTTAACATTAATTTATGTTAAGTAGTTTTGTAACttaaaaacaaaattataatcATAGTACGTTTTATGCAATACCAAAGTTTATTTCGATAGCCACGCCTAAACTTCTCCCTTATTAAGGGTACCCCTCCTTATTCCTAACACAGATATACAATATTCTCATGTACCGTAACATTTCCTGTACAGTCGGTGCAATATCTTTGTTTCATATTTAATGAATCTATAATAAAAGtgtttaattctgttaaatataatattgtttGTTTATTCAATGCATGCAGATAATAGGAAAGTGATGTCAATTAAAGCAGGAAATTTTAAGTTCAAATAACCTATTATTCATCTTATTCatgatatatgtacgtatatttcGGGTATCTTGCCTTCTGTCACAATACGGCGCCTGTTAACTTGAAATTCAGTT contains:
- the LOC126920868 gene encoding eukaryotic translation initiation factor 4H-like isoform X2, encoding MAGRGGYEDLRDYGGGYRSGRKPLPTEPPYTAFVGNLPNGIVQGDVDKIFKKLNVKGIRLVKDKETDRFKGFCYVEFEELADLEAALEMDGAVEVDKSVIKIDVAEGKRNDRGGGFDRRGRSGGGSGGGFRGRDGGRGGYGGYVGQGQGQGHAGRQGGGSREWPRNASSKSYGNRPPPRGTGPERKPFHDEPFHKDLPPADTSGRKRLILAPRTIQDPINAIAESSKSSSIYGGAKPREEKINTDDK
- the LOC126920868 gene encoding eukaryotic translation initiation factor 4H-like isoform X1, producing MAGRGGYEDLRDYGGGYRSGRKPLPTEPPYTAFVGNLPNGIVQGDVDKIFKKLNVKGIRLVKDKETDRFKGFCYVEFEELADLEAALEMDGAVEVDKSVIKIDVAEGKRNDRGGGFDRRGRSGGGSGGGFRGRDGGRGGYGGYVGQGQGQGHAGRQGSTWDMRGNRGNYSQFNDDTGGGSREWPRNASSKSYGNRPPPRGTGPERKPFHDEPFHKDLPPADTSGRKRLILAPRTIQDPINAIAESSKSSSIYGGAKPREEKINTDDK